In a single window of the Elaeis guineensis isolate ETL-2024a chromosome 6, EG11, whole genome shotgun sequence genome:
- the LOC140858363 gene encoding uncharacterized protein — protein sequence MVGRVIPYVAFESGDIMRRRGRYAGVQFQFSQTEAGTSSSVQQSEASSAAQHSEPCPSSSAQHDPPVHQPDDEIHVQDGSGRVRPRRGPTVVRDVWQMREGERIVVECNQLGQPIKKAAWLLTSFLGTVVRRPQLCPLGYAKWNDMLPTYKVELLRVIEVMN from the exons atggttggtcgagttattccctatgtggctttcgaatcag gtgacatcatgcgtcgcaggggacgatatgctggtgtgcagttccagttttcacagacagaggccggtacgtcttcttcagtacAGCagtctgaggccagttcagctgcacagcattctgagccctgtccttcatcatcagcacagcatgatcctcctgttcatcagccagatgatgagatacacgtgcagg acggatccgggagagtacgccccagacgcggacccacagtagtacgagatgtgtggcagatgcgtgagggcgagaggattgttgtggagtgcaatcagctaggtcagccaattaagaaagctgcctggttattgacttcatttttggggactgttgttcggaggcctcagctatgtccgttgggctatgcaaaatggaatgacatgcttccaacgtacaaagttgagctcctccgagttatagaggtaatgaattga